ACCACCGCGCAAGCCGAGTCAGGGCCGTGCGTACCGGCGTCACCGCCGGGGGTGGATCACGTTCGTACCGTGCGATATCACATGCCCTGGTTCTTTCTGCCTGGCATGTGGTCATTGCGGACTGTTGTAATCCAATCTTGACCAGTGGCGCGCAGAGTGAGACTCTGAGATGCACACCGCGCATCCTCAGCCCGTGAAGTCGGCCCTCCGCGGGGCCGAGAAAAACACGGGGTCACGTATGCGCGCATCACCACTGGTCACTCAGCGTGGAGGACCCACATCATGGCGAAGGCTCTGTTTGGCCACGTCGGCGGCTCCGACCCTCGGATGGTCTCGGAGATGCGACGGCTTCAGAAGCGGGTACGCGACCTTGAGGACGAGATCAGCCGTCTTCAGGCCCAGAACGACCAGCTCAGCATGGCCGTCACCGACGTCGCCGCCAGCGCGACCGACCGCGAGCCCGCGCTCGCCTGACACCGTGTCGTCGTGAGGGACCGTGGTATCGGCCCGGACACGACACACCGTTGATGATCCACTGACGGGGACGCCGAACGCACGACTGGCGTCCCTGGCCGGATCACCGCACAGCACGCGGTGTTCACCTGCCGCAGTGCTTGCCTGAGCAGTACTTACCTGAACACATGAAGAGCCGCCGCTTTTTCTTTCCCTTCACTTGCGGCTTCTTTTACCGTTGTACCCGGCGGGCTTTTACGCAACCCTCCGTGCCCGCCGGACATCCCCCTTACGGGCATTCCCTCGCATTCCCCATGTCCCGGGTCCGTGCCGAGGCCACGGTGGCGCAGCTCATCGGCCCTGTGTGCGCTCAACGACCCCCTTCGGTCACCGCTTCATGGCACCCTTGTTGTCGGCCCCGAGGTGAACCGCCCGTGGCGAGAACGGTGACCGTCGTGGGAGGCGCGGGTGTACCTGAAGAATCTGACGCTTCGCGGCTTCAAGTCGTTCGCGTCGGCCACCACCCTGCGCTTCGAGCCCGGCATCACCTGTGTGGTGGGGCCCAACGGCTCCGGTAAGTCCAACGTCGTCGACGCCCTGTCCTGGGTGATGGGCGAGCAGGGCGCCAAGTCCCTGCGCGGCGGCAAGATGGAGGACGTGATCTTCGCGGGCACCTCCACCCGCCAGGCGCTCGGCCGCGCCGAGGTCAGCCTCACCATCGACAACACCGACGGCGCCCTGCCGATCGACTACACCGAGGTCACCATCAAGCGGACGATGTTCCGCAACGGCGGCTCGGAGTACGCGATCAACGGCGACACCTGCCGTCTGCTCGACATCCAGGACCTGCTCAGCGACTCCGGTATCGGCCGCGAGATGCACGTCATCGTCGGCCAGGGCCAGCTGGACACCGTCCTGCACGCCGGCCCCGAGGAACGCCGCGCCCTCATCGAGGAGGCGGCCGGAATCCTCAAGCACCGCAAGCGCAAAGAGAAGGCGATCCGCAAGCTCAACGCGATGCAGGGCAACCTGGACCGCGTCACGGACCTGACCGCCGAACTGCGCCGCCAGCTCAAGCCCCTGGGCCGCCAGGCCGAACTCGCCCGCAGGGCCGCCGTCATCCAGGCCGACCTGCGCGACGCCCGGCTGCGCCTGCTCGCCGACGACATCGTCACCCTCACGGAGCAACTGGCCAAGGAGGAGGCGGACGAGAAAGAGGTCCTGACGCGTCGTAGCGCCGCAGAGACCTCCCTCAACCAGGCCCAGGAACGCGAGACCGAGCTGGAGGAGGCCGCCCAGCAGGCCGCCCCCGCCCTGGCCAGGGCCACCGAGACCTACCACGCGCTGTCCCGCCTCACCGAACGCCTGGACGCCGTCCGCGGCCTGGCCACCGAACGCCACCAGAACCTGGTCGCCGTGCAGGGCGAGGTCATCCAGCGCCGCGACCCCGAGGAACTGGAGATGGAGGCCGAGGAGGCCGCCGCCCAGGAGGAGGAGCTCCAGACCCGGCTGGAGGAGGCCCGCGAGGTCCTGGAGACCAGCGTCACCGAGCGGGCCGCCGCGGAGGACGCCCTGCACCGCGAGGAGCGCCGCCTGGAGTCCGCCTCCCGTGCCGCAGCCGAACGCCGCGAGGGCATCGTCCGGCTGAGCGCCCGGACGGAGAGTCTGCGCGGGCGGCTGGCCTCCAACGAAGCCGAGATCACCCGGCTGGAGGAGGCCGCCCAGCAGGCCGCCGAGCGTGCCGCCACCGCCCAGGCCGAGTACGAGATGGCCGCCGAGGAGTCCGCCGGACTGGACGAGGGCGACGCCGAACTCGACCAGACCCAGGAGCGCTTCGCCCGTCGGCTGTCCGCCGTGGACGCCGAGCTCAACCAACTTCGCGACGCTGAGCGCACGGCGGAGGGCGAGCGCGCCGCGCTGGCCGCCCGCAAGGAGGCCCTCGAACTGGGCCTGGCGCACAAGGACGGTGCCGGAACCCTGCTGGAGGCCGGGCTGCCCGGCATGCTCGGCGGCCTCGCCGCCCTCGTGCAGGTCGACCCCGGTCACGAGACCGCCGTCGCCGCCGCCTTCGGGGTGGCCGCCGGGGCGGTCGCCGTTCGCGACGAGGCCAGTGCCACCGCCGCCCTGGAGTTGCTCAAGTCCGAGGACGCGGGCCGGGCCGGGATCGTGATCGCGCGGGCCATCCCGGCTGTTGATCGTGCTGAGTGGCCGTCCCCGCCCGGCGGGGTCCGCTACGCGGCTGACGCCGTCACCGCTCCGGCCCACCTGTCCGACGCCGTCCACGCGCTGCTCGACCGGGTGGTCCTGGCACCTGGCGCGGAGGCGGCACGGGAGCTGGTCAGCGCCCTGCCCGGGGTCCGGGCGGTCACCCCCGAGGGCGACGTGTTCGCCGCCGAGATGGTCCACGGCGGCACCGCCGCCGCACCCAGCCTCCTGGAGGTCCAGGCCGCCGTCGACGAAGCCGCCGAACGCCTGGAGGCCGCCACCGAGTCCGCCAAGCGCGTGGCCGTGGAGCTGGAGGCCAAGAAGCGCGAGCGCGCCGAGACCGCCGCCGCCGCGGACGAGATCACCGCCCGCCGCCGCCAGAGCGACCGCAAGCGCAACGAGTCCGCGCAGCGCCTGGGCAAGCTGGGCGGCCAGGCCCGCTCCGCCGAGGCCGAGTCCGAACGCTACGCCGCGGCCGCCGCCAAGGCCGCCGCCGCGCGCGGTGAGGACGCCCACAAGCTCGAACGTCTGGAGGAGGAGCTGGCGGAGGCCGAGGAGATCGCCGCCGCGGTGGAGGAGGAAGCACCCGACGCCGACCACCGCGACGAACTCTCCGCCCTGGCCTCCCGGGCCCGCGCCACCGAGATGGAGCGGCGGCTGGCCGTGCGCACCGCCGAGGAGCGGGCGCGGTCGATCGCGGGCCGCTCGGACGCGCTGCTCGCCCAGGCGGCGGAGGAGCGCCGGGCCGTGGAGCGCGAGGCCGAGCGGCGCCGTAACCGGGCAGCCCAGGCCACCGTCGCCCAGGCTGTCGTGGAGAGCGCCCGGCTGTCTCTGGAGCGGATCGCCGTGTCCCTGGCGACGGCGGAGACCGAACGCGTGGCGGCGGAGAGCGAGCGCGAGGCCCGCGACGGCGAGCTCAAGACGGTGCGGGCCCGGGTCCGGGAGCTCTCCGTGGAACTGGAGAAGCTCACCAGCTCCGCGCACAGCGGCGAGGTCGCCCGCGCCGAGCGAAGGATGCGTCTGGAGCAGTTGGAGACCAAGGCGATGGAGGAGCTGGGCGTGGACGTGCCCACCCTCATCGCCGAGTACGGTCCGCGCGTCCCGGTGCCCCCGGCCGCGGATGCCGACGAGCACGCGGTACCGCTGCCGTACGTGCGCGAGGTGCAGGCCAAGCGGCTCAAGGTGGCCGAGCGCCAGCTCAACCAGCTCGGCAAGATCAACCCGCTGGCCCTGGAGGAGTTCGCGGCGCTGGAGGAGCGGCACGCCTTCCTCAACGCCCAGCTGGAGGACCTCAAGAAGACCCGCCGGGACCTGATGGACATCGTCGCCGAGGTGGACGCCCGGGTGCAGGAGGTCTTCTCCTCCGCCTACCTGGACGTGGAGCGCGAGTTCGCGGCGATCTTCGGCCGCCTGTTCCCGGGCGGCGAGGGCAAATTGGTGCTGACCAGCCCGGAGGACATGCTCACCACCGGCATCGAGGTGGAGGCCCGACCGCCCGGCAAGAAGGTCAAGCGGCTGTCGCTGCTGTCCGGCGGCGAGCGCTCACTGACGGCGGTGGCCTTCCTCGCCGCCATCTTCAAGGCCCGGCCCTCGCCGTTCTATGTGATGGACGAGGTCGAGGCGGCCCTGGACGACACCAACCTGCAACGGCTGCTGGTGATCTTCGAGGAACTGCGGGAGTCCTCGCAGCTCATCGTGATCACCCACCAGAAGCGCACGATGGAGGCGGCGGACGCCCTGTACGGCGTCACCATGCAGGGTGACGGTATCTCCCAGGTGATCAGCCAGAAGCTGGACCGTCCGGCCTGAGGAAGCGGACCCATGTTGACGCTGCGCCCTTCACTGTTCTTCGGCACGCTGCTGATGATCGGGCTCGTCGTGCTCCTGGTGTGGATCGTCCGGCGCAACTGGGGTCCGACCCGCAGGGCACCCGTGTACGCGTCCTTCACGGGGGTGGTGCTGCTGCTCGTCATCCTGACGCTGCCGCCCGTCGCCTACCGTTCCGCCGAGGGAAACCTGCGGTGCGCCCCGGTCCTGGTCGCCGGGCACCCCTTCACCACGTCGGACGCGGGGTGGGATCGCGGAGCGCGTGTCCTGGCGGACGAACACCTGGTGCGCGAGCTCTGCGGGCAGGCCCGGACCCAGCGCCTGGGCGTGGGGCTGCTGGTGGCGGTCCCCACCGCAGCCGCGATCGCGGTCGCGTGGCGGAGGTCACCATGACTCGGGCACCCTGGTGACGGCTCGGGTGGGGCGGGCGCTCTAACCTGGCGGTTGGCCTGAACCCTTTCTGGAACGGACACCGTGTTCTTCATTCCCCTCCTGCTGTGGGCCCGACAGCGGATGCGTGACTACCCTGGCGCGGTCCGGGCCAGTCTGGTCGCCGGGGGTTCCGGTGTGTTCGTCATGATGCTGCTCCTGGGTACCTCCTACGGGGTGCAGCCCCCGCCGGGGGAGGAGGACCGGTTGCGCTGCTCTCCGGTCGTGTGGGTGGGCCCCGCCTGGTGGGACGACCGCCGCGACTGGGGCGAGGACATCGAGCAGATGCTCCGCCAGGAGTGGGTGGACAGCTCCTGCTCGGAACGCCAGCGACAGCGGGCTCTGCTGTCGCTGGCCCTGGCGGTGCCCTCGACGGTGTGCTTCGCCTACGCCGTCATCCGGCTTCCCCGCGCCAGGGACGGGGAGTCCTGATCGGGTGCGCCCTTCTCGCACACGTGAAGGGCCGCCCTCCCGGAACTGCGGAGGACGGCCCAGGTGAGGCTGTGGATCAGCCCCGGTCGAGGGTGATGACCGGGGAGGTCCAGGTCTCCCAGTGGTCCGGGTTGGCCGGGTCGCCGAGCGCCTTCAGGGCTCGGGCCTCCAGCCGGTAGTTACCGTCGCGGACCTCGGTGACGCGGTCGCGCGAGTCGACCACGGTGCCGTCCCAGGCGTAGCTGAAGAAGGCGGTGCTGCTGGCGCTGCGGTTGACGTAGTCCACGTCGACCGCCACGTTGCGGTCCGGGTGCACCGGGCGGCCGGTGCGCTCGTTGATGACGATCATCTCGAGCTTGGTCACGTGGTGGTCGAAGTGCGCGATCACGTACGGGACGTCCGGCAGACCGTCCACCCAGTCCAGCGTGTAGGTGGCGCCGTCGGGCTGGTTCTCGAAGGTGCCGCCGTTGCTGTCGGCGCACTCCAGGCCGGTGAACACGTCGCAGCCGGTGATGCGGGTCAGCCACGGCAGCTCGTGCACGTTGCCGTCCCCGTCGGTGATCGGGGTCATCGCCTCGATCTCCTGGTAGTCGCCGTTGTAGGCGGCGTAGGGAACGCGGACGGCCTCGCCCTCGCCCTCGGTCACCGTGAGGTAGCCGCCGTAGAGCATCTGCGCGTAATCCCGGGCGGGCGGGGTGATGGTGACGTCGACGTCCACGGAGGAGCCGGGCTCGACGGTCACTTCGGTCCTGCTGAAGGCCGCCTCGGCGTAGGCGTCGTTGAAGGACGGCGTGAAGGTGCTGCCGTGCGTGCCCAGCGCGGGCTCGTGCGAGATCTCGTAGGTGGCCTTCTCGTCACCGTCGTTGGCGATGGTGAGGGTCTCGGTCACCGGGCCCTCGGTGGCGCCCAGGGGCAGCTTCGAGGGGTAGAGGTTGGTGGTGGACAGGATCGAGCCGGGGACGTCGAGCATGCCCGCGCCCTGGCGGTGGACGTTGTCCAGGGCGTCCATGCCCGGGTTGCCCCACCAGGCGGTCGGGTCGGCGGTGTTCTGGAGGACGCCGCGCACGTCGTGCGCGTCCAGGTCGGGGCGGGCCTCCAGGAGGAGGGCGACGCCGCCCGCGACGTGCGGGGCGGACATCGAGGTGCCGCTGACGGTCGCGTAGCCGCCCTTGGCCATCGGGTAGGTGGAGTTGATCAGACCGCCCGGGGCGCCGATGTCCGGCTTGAGGTCCAGGTCGGGGGACATGCCGTAGGAGCTGAAGCTGCTGATCAGTCCGCCGGTCGGGTTGGGGATCGTGGTCTCCTCGCCGGTCCAGGTGAGGGTGACCGGCCCGCCGTCCTCCAGGAGTTCGCGGATGTGCGCACCGGACTCGTCGGAGATACCCACGGCGAAGGCGCCCTGGTCGACGATACCGCCGCCCGCGAACATGCCGGGGATGTTGTTGTACATCACGACACCCGTGGCACCCGCGCCGAGGGCGGCGTCGTACTTCTCAGCGAAGGTGCACTCGCCGCGGATCATGAGCGCGGTCTTGCCCTCGGGGTCGCCTTCGAGTTCGTCGCCGAGGGACAGGCAGCCCCGGCCGATGTACACGAGCTCGTCGGTCTCCCCCGAGGCGGGAGGCGGGGTCGCCTCGCCCATCTCCATGTAGGCGACGGTCTCACCGCTCTGGGTGACGTCGGCCGAGGAGGCCCTGATGTGGGTGTTGTCGTAGGCCGCGACACCGATGACGTCGGCGCCCAGGCCCGGGGCTCCGGCGGAGTACAGGCCGGTGGCGCCGGAGTTGCCGATGGAGGCGACCACGACCATGCCCTCGTCGACCAGGTTGTCCGAGGCGACGGCGGTCGGGTACTGGGGCCAGGAGTGCGCGGAGCCGATGCTCATGTTGAGCACGTCCATGTCGTCGGCCAGCGCCTGCTCCATGGCGGCGATCATGATGTCGGCCGTGGTGGAGCCGGTGCAGCCGAACACCTTGTAGGCACCGAAGACGACGTCGGGCGCCACCCCGGTGACTTCGCCCTCGGCACCGACGATGCCCGCGACGTGCGTGCCGTGGCCGTTGCAGTCCTGGGGGTCGTTGCCGGGAGCCGGGGTGCTGTTGTTCGGGTCGCCGGCGTTGAAGTCGTCGCCGACGAAGTCGTACCCCGCGACCACCCGCTCGGACGGGAAACCGCCCGGGCCGCCGAGGTCGGGGTGGGTGTAGTCGACTCCGGTGTCCATGATGGCCACGCGCAGGCCCTCACCGGAGTACCCGAGTTCGTTCTGTGCGATGTCCGCGCCGGTCATGCCGAGCGCGGTGTCCATCTCCGGCTCGCTGTCGTCGTGGTCGGGGATCTCGTGACGGACGACGGGGTGGATGGCGGCGACGCCGGGGATCTCCCGGGCCGTGCTCACCTGGGCGTCGTCCATCTCCACGGAGAGGCCGTTCCACAGCTCGCTGAAGGACAGCCGCTCGGTGTACTCGAGCCCGTGGTCCTCGGCCTCGGCGTGGAATTCGGCGTGCTCGTCGTCGATGCGCGTGGAGGCCGTGCCCTCTGAGGTGGGCGGGCTCTCCAGTTCGATGAACCACAGGTCCTGAGCCTGGTGGGTCAGTTCGCCGTTTTCCGCGGTCGGGGCCGGGTGGAGGGGTGCGAGTTCCGAGCCCTCGTTGGCGCTGGCCGGTGTGACCGCTACCAGGCCCGCGATCATGGTCAGCCCGGCGAGCGGCGCCAGGCGTGATCGGTGGGGTGCCACCTTGTCAACACATCCCTTCTCGTGCGCGCCTCAGGACACTGGGGGAACGACGCCCCACGGGGTACGGGTGTACACGCACGGGGGATACGCCGCTTCATGTCCGTAGTCGGATAATCGGCGCGCATGGCAACGAGATCATTGCTGTGTGCGATAAAGGTGTCAATGTGGATTGAGACTCAATATGGCCACGCAGTGGGTTCTAGTGGCGCACGTTTCCCCTGAGGGCTCAGTAGTTAATAAAGCGGACATAAAGTACTTGTGGGTAATAATCTCCGCATAATGGTCGCACTGGGACTCGGTTCCGAATCCCGCTCCGTACTGCGTCGGCCCAAGAAAAGCACAGGTCGGAGCAGGAATCACGGAGGGGCAGGGGGGCGTGGGGCGCCCCCTGGTGCCGCTGTGGCCCCCAGTACAGTGGAGGGGTTGCGCCGCCCTCCGGCGGCACGACCGGTGTCGAACGAGCGAAGTCCGGTCCGGCGGCCGCAACCGGCCGCCCAACCCGGCGCTGTCCCGCAACTGTGAGGCCCCGTGTGCGAGCACGGGGACGAGCCAGGCCGCCTCGTCGGTTCCGACGAACCCGTCCTCGTGGGAAGGACCGGCCGTCCCCGACCGGGCCGTGCTCTTCCCCGGCTCACCGAAGGAGCACCGCACCGTGCGGATCGCCCACACACTTCCCGTCGCACTCCTGGGCGTCACACTCGCCCTCACCGCCTGTGGCACCTCCGACCCCGAGCCCGACTCCGGCTCCGGGACCGAGCCCGCCGGTGACGGCGCCTTCCCGGTCACCGTGGAGCACGTGCTCGGCGAGCTCACCATCGACGAAGAGCCCGAGCGCATCGTCTCGCTCTCGCCCAGCAACACCGAGATGCTCTTCGCGATCGGCGCGGGAGAGCAGGTCGAGGCGGTCGACGAGTACTCCAACTACCCCGAAGAGGCCCCCACCACGGACCTCAGCGGCTTCACGCCCAGCGTCGAGGCGGTCAGCGAGTACGACCCGGACCTGGTGATCCTCTCCGACAGCGCCATCGACACCGCGGAACAGCTCGACGCCGTGGGCATCCCCACCCTGGTCCTGGGCGGTGCCGCCGACCTCGACGGCGTCTACGACCAGATTCGCCTGCTCGGCGAGGTCACCGGCAACACCGAGGAGGCCGACGCCGAGGCCGAGCGGGTCGAGACCGAGTTCAACGAGGTCGTCGAAGCCACCCTCGCCGAGCTCGGCGACGTCGATCTCACCTTCTACCAGGAGCTCGACGAGACGCTCTTCTCCGCGACCTCCGGCACCTTCGTCGGCCAGATCTACGACGCCTTCGGCCTGGTCAACATCGCCGACCAGGCCGACGACGACGAGAGCGGCGGCTACCCGCAGCTGTCCGCGGAGTTCGTGGTCGAGGAGAACCCCGACCTGATCTTCCTGTCCTACGGGGACGAGGCCGCCGCCGAGGCCGTCGCCGAGCGCCCGGCCTTCGACACCGTCTCCGCGGTCGAGACCGACTCGGTCCACCTCCTCGACGCCGACATCGCCTCCCGCTGGGGACCGCGCGTGGTCGACTTCGCCGAGGCCGTCGGCGAAGCGGTCAGCGAGACCGCCGACCAGTAGCGGTAACGGCAGCAGCGGCAGGGGAACCGGCAGCACGAAGATCGGGGAGAGCAGGGCGTGAAGGGCTTCGGGGTGCCGTTGGGCTGGCTCCTGGGCAGTGCGGTCGCACTGTTCGTGGCCGGGGTCTTCGGTATCTCTGCGGGTGCCGCCTCGATCTCCGCGGCGGACATCCTCCGCCACCTGCTCAGCCTCCTGCCGTTCGGGGCGCAATCACCGCTCACCGAACGGCAGGAGGCGCTCCTCATGGAGCTGCGCCTGCCCCGCGTGGTGATGGGTGCCGTCGTCGGCGCCCTCCTGGCCACCGCGGGCGGCGCCTACCAGGGTGTCTTCCGCAACCCGTTGGCCGACCCCTTCCTCCTCGGTGCGGCCTCCGGGGCCGGGCTGGGCGCCACCATGGTGATGGTCTTCGGCCAGGAGCTGACCGCCGACCCGCGCGCACTGGTTCCCGTCGCCGCCTTCTTCGGCGCCCTCGCCGGGGTGGCCGCCGCCTACATGCTCGGCTCCACCGCCGGGGGAGGGGGAACCGCAGCCCTGGTGCTGGCCGGGGTCGCCGTCTCCTCCTTCCTGTCCGCCGCGCAGACCCTCGTCCAGCAGATGGGCGTGGACCAGCTCCAG
This DNA window, taken from Nocardiopsis exhalans, encodes the following:
- a CDS encoding ABC transporter substrate-binding protein; its protein translation is MRIAHTLPVALLGVTLALTACGTSDPEPDSGSGTEPAGDGAFPVTVEHVLGELTIDEEPERIVSLSPSNTEMLFAIGAGEQVEAVDEYSNYPEEAPTTDLSGFTPSVEAVSEYDPDLVILSDSAIDTAEQLDAVGIPTLVLGGAADLDGVYDQIRLLGEVTGNTEEADAEAERVETEFNEVVEATLAELGDVDLTFYQELDETLFSATSGTFVGQIYDAFGLVNIADQADDDESGGYPQLSAEFVVEENPDLIFLSYGDEAAAEAVAERPAFDTVSAVETDSVHLLDADIASRWGPRVVDFAEAVGEAVSETADQ
- the smc gene encoding chromosome segregation protein SMC, which encodes MYLKNLTLRGFKSFASATTLRFEPGITCVVGPNGSGKSNVVDALSWVMGEQGAKSLRGGKMEDVIFAGTSTRQALGRAEVSLTIDNTDGALPIDYTEVTIKRTMFRNGGSEYAINGDTCRLLDIQDLLSDSGIGREMHVIVGQGQLDTVLHAGPEERRALIEEAAGILKHRKRKEKAIRKLNAMQGNLDRVTDLTAELRRQLKPLGRQAELARRAAVIQADLRDARLRLLADDIVTLTEQLAKEEADEKEVLTRRSAAETSLNQAQERETELEEAAQQAAPALARATETYHALSRLTERLDAVRGLATERHQNLVAVQGEVIQRRDPEELEMEAEEAAAQEEELQTRLEEAREVLETSVTERAAAEDALHREERRLESASRAAAERREGIVRLSARTESLRGRLASNEAEITRLEEAAQQAAERAATAQAEYEMAAEESAGLDEGDAELDQTQERFARRLSAVDAELNQLRDAERTAEGERAALAARKEALELGLAHKDGAGTLLEAGLPGMLGGLAALVQVDPGHETAVAAAFGVAAGAVAVRDEASATAALELLKSEDAGRAGIVIARAIPAVDRAEWPSPPGGVRYAADAVTAPAHLSDAVHALLDRVVLAPGAEAARELVSALPGVRAVTPEGDVFAAEMVHGGTAAAPSLLEVQAAVDEAAERLEAATESAKRVAVELEAKKRERAETAAAADEITARRRQSDRKRNESAQRLGKLGGQARSAEAESERYAAAAAKAAAARGEDAHKLERLEEELAEAEEIAAAVEEEAPDADHRDELSALASRARATEMERRLAVRTAEERARSIAGRSDALLAQAAEERRAVEREAERRRNRAAQATVAQAVVESARLSLERIAVSLATAETERVAAESEREARDGELKTVRARVRELSVELEKLTSSAHSGEVARAERRMRLEQLETKAMEELGVDVPTLIAEYGPRVPVPPAADADEHAVPLPYVREVQAKRLKVAERQLNQLGKINPLALEEFAALEERHAFLNAQLEDLKKTRRDLMDIVAEVDARVQEVFSSAYLDVEREFAAIFGRLFPGGEGKLVLTSPEDMLTTGIEVEARPPGKKVKRLSLLSGGERSLTAVAFLAAIFKARPSPFYVMDEVEAALDDTNLQRLLVIFEELRESSQLIVITHQKRTMEAADALYGVTMQGDGISQVISQKLDRPA
- a CDS encoding S8 family serine peptidase, with product MAPHRSRLAPLAGLTMIAGLVAVTPASANEGSELAPLHPAPTAENGELTHQAQDLWFIELESPPTSEGTASTRIDDEHAEFHAEAEDHGLEYTERLSFSELWNGLSVEMDDAQVSTAREIPGVAAIHPVVRHEIPDHDDSEPEMDTALGMTGADIAQNELGYSGEGLRVAIMDTGVDYTHPDLGGPGGFPSERVVAGYDFVGDDFNAGDPNNSTPAPGNDPQDCNGHGTHVAGIVGAEGEVTGVAPDVVFGAYKVFGCTGSTTADIMIAAMEQALADDMDVLNMSIGSAHSWPQYPTAVASDNLVDEGMVVVASIGNSGATGLYSAGAPGLGADVIGVAAYDNTHIRASSADVTQSGETVAYMEMGEATPPPASGETDELVYIGRGCLSLGDELEGDPEGKTALMIRGECTFAEKYDAALGAGATGVVMYNNIPGMFAGGGIVDQGAFAVGISDESGAHIRELLEDGGPVTLTWTGEETTIPNPTGGLISSFSSYGMSPDLDLKPDIGAPGGLINSTYPMAKGGYATVSGTSMSAPHVAGGVALLLEARPDLDAHDVRGVLQNTADPTAWWGNPGMDALDNVHRQGAGMLDVPGSILSTTNLYPSKLPLGATEGPVTETLTIANDGDEKATYEISHEPALGTHGSTFTPSFNDAYAEAAFSRTEVTVEPGSSVDVDVTITPPARDYAQMLYGGYLTVTEGEGEAVRVPYAAYNGDYQEIEAMTPITDGDGNVHELPWLTRITGCDVFTGLECADSNGGTFENQPDGATYTLDWVDGLPDVPYVIAHFDHHVTKLEMIVINERTGRPVHPDRNVAVDVDYVNRSASSTAFFSYAWDGTVVDSRDRVTEVRDGNYRLEARALKALGDPANPDHWETWTSPVITLDRG
- a CDS encoding FecCD family ABC transporter permease, translating into MKGFGVPLGWLLGSAVALFVAGVFGISAGAASISAADILRHLLSLLPFGAQSPLTERQEALLMELRLPRVVMGAVVGALLATAGGAYQGVFRNPLADPFLLGAASGAGLGATMVMVFGQELTADPRALVPVAAFFGALAGVAAAYMLGSTAGGGGTAALVLAGVAVSSFLSAAQTLVQQMGVDQLQRIYAWLLGGLGRGGWDDVRLIAPYAIVGIVVLLLSGYLLDMLALGDDKAVSLGLNPGVVRMVVIAAASLATAAAVSVSGLIGFVGIVVPHIVRRLVGSNYRAILPVTVLMGGAFLVTVDIVARTIVAPAELPIGVVTAFLGAPFFVLILRTTRHRGT